The proteins below are encoded in one region of Deinococcus metalli:
- a CDS encoding bifunctional nicotinamide-nucleotide adenylyltransferase/Nudix hydroxylase — MTVPAPASRRRRTFGVYIGRFEPPHAAHLDVMLEALRSVQKLIVVIGSARAARTPKNPFTAEERQEIIAAMLQEAGVQKARLLFVHVRDYFYNETLWLSEVQRGVQAHTRGSSDVALIGHIKDESSYYLRSFPAWEFIPTHVVSGLSATDVRRAYFEDRPEDVARMVPPAVNAFLSTFRATPEYAELRAEYDYLRDYRASWQGAPFPPVFLTADAVVTRSGHVLVVRRDGLPGRGRLAMPGGFVGQTETLLQCAVRKVRGESGLNAAIPLETQLRSQQVFDYPDRSLRGRTVTHAFHFDLGIGQLPVLAGDGAAWMPLGDAMARPEQFFEDHHAIIEHFLMRG; from the coding sequence ATGACGGTGCCCGCTCCCGCTTCCCGCCGCCGCCGCACCTTCGGTGTGTACATCGGCCGCTTCGAGCCCCCGCACGCCGCGCACCTGGACGTGATGCTCGAGGCCCTGCGGAGCGTGCAGAAACTCATCGTCGTGATCGGCTCGGCGCGCGCCGCCCGCACGCCGAAAAATCCCTTCACCGCCGAGGAACGCCAGGAGATCATCGCCGCCATGCTTCAGGAAGCCGGCGTCCAGAAGGCCCGGCTGCTGTTCGTGCACGTCCGCGACTACTTCTACAACGAGACCCTGTGGCTCAGTGAGGTGCAGCGCGGCGTGCAGGCCCACACGCGCGGCAGCAGCGACGTCGCCCTGATCGGCCACATCAAGGACGAGAGCAGCTACTACCTGCGCTCCTTTCCCGCGTGGGAATTCATTCCCACCCACGTCGTCAGCGGCCTGTCGGCCACGGACGTTCGCCGCGCGTACTTCGAGGACCGCCCGGAGGACGTCGCCCGCATGGTGCCCCCCGCCGTGAACGCCTTCCTGAGCACCTTCCGCGCCACACCCGAATATGCCGAGCTGCGCGCCGAGTACGACTACCTGCGCGACTACCGCGCGTCGTGGCAGGGCGCCCCCTTCCCGCCCGTGTTCCTGACGGCCGACGCGGTCGTCACCCGCAGCGGCCACGTCCTGGTGGTGCGCCGCGACGGCCTGCCCGGCCGGGGCCGCCTCGCCATGCCCGGCGGCTTCGTGGGCCAGACCGAGACCCTGCTGCAGTGCGCGGTGCGCAAGGTGCGCGGCGAGAGCGGCCTGAACGCCGCGATTCCGCTCGAGACCCAGCTGCGCAGCCAGCAGGTCTTCGACTACCCGGACCGCAGCCTGCGCGGCCGCACCGTCACGCACGCCTTCCATTTCGACCTCGGCATCGGGCAGCTTCCAGTGCTCGCCGGGGACGGCGCCGCGTGGATGCCGCTGGGCGACGCCATGGCCCGCCCCGAACAGTTCTTCGAGGATCACCACGCGATCATCGAACACTTCCTGATGCGGGGGTGA
- a CDS encoding COG1470 family protein, with translation MLGSTTSVSTVNIGQLSADGKVTVNLTEAPADAPQVTLLPPPGSGCSFDGTSSGFPTISRFSRLYALSPQSDAYGTITEQFVSGAALNGSVVSRIYSDGAATAKGVVTCSGGNVDYDVTLRAGWNAVEYAYDGYTLSLHTPAPAARTKLVAKSFDPAVGVSYDLSRPLTFVDDDPVVVAARIYQDGGFSGEIHLSTDLPGLSVEPATLTLPALSGQGLRPTAATFLSGLGMKAQRLDTPLTFRYTGNGTGNMNATLIVRDSAGKQVGSSLVLINVMRPAIYASGPGYGLELLVGTSIKVPIRLEAINGFHGPVTVTPLNLPTGVSAAPVTVTLTGLANIDLTVSAAATAPAGSYPFTVRAAGAGVSWEFTQYVTIPQPNIELGVQYGVAEVTRGQPGTVAITARSTYGFSGSTTLTLGNLPGGVTAKPVTVQLAEGNTTTAHIPVTVSSAAPLGTYPITVTSSATPASATGTLSIMPASTSVGPKVTGHASSGSGVWLLTGSTFDPQTGTETATFGRYVNGAKVAQATVPNSGTRLITTRTGDLLTLNDKGTDGSKISTAGAQSTFTHPFTALDTPANTVDAQGRVWFLRLDYSGSAPTQSLCYWTMGSGGTAVTCPRNFGNASFARMIMSNDGRTLVIQSSQSSDAFRVATATATLTAVDVGGSSQVVRALAVSDDGSIWTRGSGGEYQLRHLNVDGSVQFVTFSSLNVENFAGFDHADSTKLWGTGSAGAELIDLAARTETTLPVRGLTWLQPVDGGGAAALISTSTLESTNWALASSP, from the coding sequence ATGCTGGGCAGCACAACCAGCGTCAGCACCGTGAATATCGGTCAGCTCAGCGCAGACGGCAAGGTGACAGTGAACCTGACCGAAGCGCCGGCCGACGCGCCGCAGGTGACGCTCCTTCCCCCTCCGGGCAGTGGGTGTAGTTTCGACGGCACCAGCAGCGGCTTCCCGACCATTTCCCGCTTCAGCCGGCTGTACGCACTGAGCCCACAATCCGACGCGTACGGCACCATCACGGAACAGTTCGTGAGCGGCGCGGCCCTGAACGGCAGCGTGGTCTCGCGAATCTACAGCGACGGCGCAGCGACCGCGAAGGGCGTCGTCACATGTTCGGGCGGCAACGTCGATTACGACGTGACGCTCCGGGCCGGCTGGAACGCCGTGGAATACGCCTACGACGGCTACACCCTTTCCCTGCATACGCCCGCTCCGGCCGCCCGCACGAAGCTGGTCGCGAAGAGCTTCGATCCAGCGGTCGGAGTGAGCTATGACCTGAGCCGGCCCCTGACCTTCGTTGACGATGACCCTGTGGTCGTCGCGGCGAGGATTTACCAAGACGGAGGCTTCAGCGGCGAGATCCACCTGAGCACCGATCTCCCCGGCCTGAGCGTCGAGCCGGCCACCCTGACCCTGCCTGCCCTATCGGGACAGGGCCTCCGGCCGACCGCCGCCACGTTTCTCTCCGGTCTGGGCATGAAAGCGCAGCGCCTCGACACGCCGCTGACGTTCCGGTACACGGGCAACGGAACGGGGAACATGAATGCGACCTTGATCGTCAGGGACTCAGCGGGCAAGCAGGTGGGCTCGTCCCTCGTCCTGATCAACGTCATGCGGCCGGCGATCTACGCATCTGGCCCAGGATATGGACTGGAGCTGCTGGTGGGCACCAGCATCAAGGTGCCGATCCGCCTGGAGGCCATCAACGGGTTCCACGGCCCGGTCACCGTCACGCCGCTGAATCTGCCGACTGGTGTGAGCGCGGCTCCCGTCACGGTGACCCTCACAGGCCTGGCCAACATCGATCTGACGGTCAGTGCGGCGGCGACTGCACCTGCCGGCTCCTATCCCTTCACGGTGCGCGCGGCGGGCGCCGGCGTGTCGTGGGAATTCACGCAGTATGTGACTATTCCGCAACCGAACATCGAACTGGGCGTTCAGTACGGAGTCGCGGAGGTCACGCGCGGCCAGCCGGGCACGGTGGCTATCACCGCGCGTAGCACGTACGGATTCAGTGGCTCTACCACGCTCACGCTCGGGAATCTGCCCGGTGGCGTCACGGCCAAGCCAGTCACCGTACAGCTCGCTGAGGGCAACACGACCACCGCGCACATCCCCGTAACCGTCTCCAGCGCGGCGCCGCTCGGCACCTACCCCATTACCGTCACGTCCTCCGCCACTCCGGCCAGCGCGACAGGCACGCTGAGCATCATGCCGGCGTCAACGTCCGTTGGCCCGAAAGTGACGGGCCATGCCTCCTCTGGCAGCGGCGTGTGGCTCCTGACCGGCTCGACCTTCGATCCGCAGACCGGCACCGAGACCGCCACGTTTGGACGGTACGTGAACGGCGCGAAGGTGGCGCAGGCGACCGTGCCGAACTCCGGCACGCGGCTGATCACGACCCGCACGGGTGACCTGCTGACCCTGAACGACAAGGGCACGGACGGCTCGAAGATCAGCACGGCCGGCGCCCAGAGCACCTTCACTCACCCGTTTACCGCTCTGGACACGCCGGCTAACACCGTGGACGCACAGGGACGCGTGTGGTTCCTGCGATTGGACTACAGCGGCTCGGCCCCGACGCAGTCGCTGTGCTACTGGACGATGGGGAGCGGCGGCACGGCCGTGACGTGTCCGCGCAACTTCGGCAACGCGTCCTTTGCGCGCATGATCATGAGCAACGACGGGCGCACGCTGGTCATCCAGTCCAGTCAGAGCAGCGACGCATTCCGAGTAGCGACCGCCACCGCCACGCTCACGGCGGTCGATGTCGGGGGCAGTTCGCAGGTGGTCCGGGCTCTAGCCGTGAGCGATGACGGCAGCATCTGGACACGCGGCAGCGGCGGGGAATATCAGCTAAGGCACCTGAACGTGGACGGCAGCGTCCAGTTCGTGACGTTCTCCTCGCTGAACGTGGAGAACTTCGCGGGCTTCGACCATGCGGATTCCACCAAGCTGTGGGGAACGGGTTCGGCCGGCGCCGAATTGATCGACCTCGCAGCCCGCACTGAGACCACCCTTCCCGTTCGTGGTCTCACCTGGCTCCAGCCCGTGGACGGCGGTGGCGCGGCCGCCCTGATCTCGACCTCGACACTGGAGAGCACGAATTGGGCGCTGGCCTCTTCGCCTTGA